The Streptomyces sp. RKAG293 genome includes a region encoding these proteins:
- a CDS encoding multicopper oxidase family protein, whose translation MRTYHRRAVLGAGIAVAGGGLLAACSGGAATSGHPGHGNSQSAGDGYLAPDGPEVVAAEKARAGSGPVSEVRLTAVEGVVDLGGPTVKTWTYDGELPGKEIRVTAGGTLSATLANHLPQATSAHWHGLALRNDMDGVPGLTQPAIKAGADYAYRFAVARPGTYWFHPHTGVQLDRGLYAPLIVEDPKEPLQYDLEWVVVLDDWVDGVDGSTPDAVLAELTKGASTTAADGSGQSGTDHSGMGGMDGMEGMDGPASGDPAGPSRMLTGATSELLGGDPGDVKYPYYLVNGRTPQAPRGFTAKPGDRIRIRFVNAGGDTAFRVALGGHRMTITHTDGYPVVHAATDALLIGMGERYDVLVTAGDGVFPLVALAEGKDAAALDVLRTGGGTAPTAADRPKELSGQLLQAGDLRPDPSVALRDPGRTPDRTVELRLTGSMANYNWAFDGAAYDPAVRHDVRQGERVRVTIANNTRMWHPLHLHGHTFSLTDGGARKDTAIVLPGRTLSVDLDADNPGLWMIHCHNVYHAEAGMMTVLGYRQ comes from the coding sequence ATGCGTACCTACCACCGCCGCGCCGTGCTCGGCGCGGGAATCGCCGTCGCCGGAGGCGGCCTGCTCGCCGCCTGTTCCGGCGGAGCCGCCACGTCAGGACATCCCGGGCACGGCAACTCCCAGTCCGCGGGCGACGGATACCTCGCGCCCGACGGCCCCGAGGTCGTCGCCGCCGAGAAGGCGCGAGCCGGGAGCGGTCCGGTCAGCGAGGTCCGGCTGACCGCCGTCGAAGGCGTCGTGGACCTCGGCGGGCCCACGGTCAAGACCTGGACGTACGACGGCGAACTGCCCGGCAAGGAGATCCGGGTGACGGCGGGCGGCACGCTGTCCGCGACGCTCGCCAACCATCTGCCGCAGGCCACGTCCGCGCACTGGCACGGCCTCGCCCTGCGCAACGACATGGACGGCGTACCGGGGCTGACCCAGCCCGCCATCAAGGCCGGCGCCGACTACGCGTACCGCTTCGCGGTCGCCCGGCCCGGCACGTACTGGTTCCATCCGCACACCGGTGTGCAGCTGGACCGCGGGCTCTACGCGCCGCTCATCGTCGAGGACCCGAAGGAGCCGCTGCAGTACGACCTGGAGTGGGTCGTCGTCCTGGACGACTGGGTGGACGGGGTCGACGGCAGCACCCCGGACGCGGTCCTCGCCGAGCTCACCAAGGGCGCGAGCACCACGGCCGCCGACGGCAGCGGCCAGAGCGGGACGGACCACTCCGGCATGGGCGGCATGGACGGCATGGAAGGGATGGACGGCCCGGCGAGCGGGGACCCGGCCGGGCCCAGCCGGATGCTGACGGGCGCCACCAGTGAGCTGCTCGGCGGCGACCCGGGCGATGTGAAGTACCCGTACTACCTCGTCAACGGGCGCACCCCGCAAGCCCCGCGCGGCTTCACCGCCAAGCCCGGTGACCGGATCCGGATCCGTTTCGTCAACGCGGGCGGCGACACCGCCTTCCGTGTCGCGCTCGGCGGGCACCGGATGACCATCACGCACACCGACGGTTACCCCGTGGTGCACGCCGCGACCGACGCGCTGCTGATCGGCATGGGCGAGCGGTACGACGTGCTGGTCACGGCGGGTGACGGGGTCTTCCCGCTGGTCGCCCTCGCCGAGGGGAAGGACGCGGCGGCGCTGGACGTGCTGCGCACCGGCGGCGGAACGGCGCCGACCGCCGCCGACCGCCCGAAGGAGCTGTCCGGGCAGCTCCTCCAGGCCGGCGATCTGCGGCCCGACCCGTCGGTGGCGCTGCGGGACCCCGGCCGGACGCCGGACCGCACGGTCGAGCTGCGGCTGACCGGCAGCATGGCCAACTACAACTGGGCCTTCGACGGGGCGGCTTACGATCCGGCGGTCCGCCATGACGTGCGGCAGGGCGAACGGGTCCGGGTGACGATCGCGAACAACACCCGGATGTGGCATCCCCTGCATCTGCACGGGCACACCTTTTCGCTGACCGACGGCGGCGCCCGCAAGGACACCGCTATCGTGCTGCCCGGACGGACACTCAGCGTCGATCTCGACGCGGACAATCCAGGACTGTGGATGATCCACTGCCACAACGTCTACCACGCGGAGGCGGGCATGATGACGGTCCTCGGCTACCGGCAGTAG
- a CDS encoding LacI family DNA-binding transcriptional regulator — translation MTRRLATVAKKVGVSEATVSRVLNGKPGVSDATRAAVLTALDVLGYERPTQLRGERARLVGLVLPELSNPIFPAFAEVVGGALAQQGFTPVLCTQTVGGVSEADYVELLLQQHVSGAIFFGGLYAQAESSHEHYARLAERNLPTVLMNAAIDDLDFPRVSCDDAVAVEQGMTHLASLGHERIGLILGPPDHVPSRRKLAAARRWIGQRGGELPDTAVEHALFTLEGGQAAASRLIQRGVTAVICASDPIALGAIRSARRRGLSVPQDFSVIGYDDSMFMNCIDPPLTTVRQPIEAMGRAAVDLLSGQISGTPVDHDELLFEPELVVRGSTGPAPRAAQPQQPGVEATSR, via the coding sequence ATGACACGACGACTTGCCACGGTGGCAAAGAAGGTCGGGGTGAGCGAGGCGACCGTCAGCCGAGTGCTGAACGGGAAGCCCGGAGTCTCCGATGCGACCAGAGCCGCAGTGCTGACCGCACTCGATGTGCTCGGTTACGAACGACCGACCCAGCTGCGCGGGGAGCGTGCCCGGCTTGTCGGGCTCGTTCTCCCGGAGCTTTCCAATCCGATCTTCCCGGCCTTCGCCGAGGTGGTGGGGGGCGCCCTGGCACAGCAGGGGTTCACACCCGTGCTCTGCACCCAGACCGTCGGCGGGGTGTCGGAGGCCGACTACGTGGAGTTGCTGCTGCAGCAGCACGTCTCCGGGGCGATCTTCTTCGGCGGCCTGTACGCCCAGGCCGAGTCGTCGCACGAGCACTACGCCCGGCTCGCCGAGCGCAATCTGCCCACCGTGCTGATGAACGCCGCCATCGACGATCTCGACTTCCCGAGGGTGTCCTGCGACGACGCGGTCGCCGTGGAACAGGGGATGACCCATCTCGCATCGCTCGGCCATGAGCGGATCGGCCTGATCCTGGGCCCGCCCGACCACGTTCCGTCGCGCCGCAAGCTCGCCGCGGCCCGCCGCTGGATCGGACAGCGCGGCGGCGAACTCCCGGACACCGCCGTCGAACACGCGCTGTTCACCCTGGAGGGCGGGCAGGCCGCGGCCAGCCGGCTGATCCAGCGCGGCGTCACCGCCGTCATCTGCGCGAGCGACCCGATCGCCCTGGGCGCCATCCGGTCCGCCCGCCGCCGCGGGCTGTCGGTGCCCCAGGACTTCTCCGTCATCGGTTACGACGACTCGATGTTCATGAATTGCATCGATCCGCCGCTCACCACCGTGCGCCAGCCCATCGAAGCCATGGGCCGGGCCGCCGTCGACCTGCTGAGCGGTCAGATCAGCGGCACTCCGGTCGACCACGACGAGCTGCTCTTCGAGCCCGAGCTCGTCGTACGCGGCTCCACGGGTCCCGCGCCGCGGGCCGCACAGCCCCAGCAGCCGGGGGTGGAAGCGACCAGCAGGTAG
- a CDS encoding DUF6153 family protein, whose translation MTRRMLLFAALLLGIFAMHTVGHPAGGDHQGTRSAAVDRASQHGASPHAMGMAQTGADRHEPAPAHRPAHDTSPLTVCLAVLGTAAVVLLAVLLAALGLLAGPLPGSVAAARSLLPRGRWPWPPPPRIPLSRLPVLRI comes from the coding sequence ATGACGCGCCGGATGCTGCTGTTCGCCGCTCTCCTCCTCGGGATATTCGCCATGCACACGGTGGGCCATCCGGCGGGCGGCGACCATCAGGGGACGCGGTCCGCCGCGGTGGACCGGGCCTCCCAGCATGGCGCCTCTCCTCATGCCATGGGAATGGCGCAAACGGGTGCCGACCGGCACGAGCCGGCACCCGCGCACCGGCCCGCGCACGACACGAGCCCGCTGACGGTCTGCCTGGCCGTGCTCGGCACCGCCGCCGTCGTCCTGCTCGCCGTCCTGCTCGCCGCCCTCGGCCTGCTCGCCGGCCCGCTGCCCGGCTCCGTCGCGGCGGCCCGCTCCCTTCTCCCCCGGGGCAGGTGGCCGTGGCCGCCGCCCCCACGGATACCCCTCTCCCGTCTGCCGGTGCTGCGCATATAG
- a CDS encoding glutamine synthetase family protein, translating to MDKQQEFVLRTLEERDIRFVRLWFTDVLGYLKSVAVAPAELEQAFDEGIGFDGSAIEGFARVYESDMIAKPDPSTFQILPWRAEGPGTARMFCDILMPDGSPSYADPRYVLKRALAKTSDLGFTFYTHPEIEFFLLKDKPLDGSIPTPADNSGYFDHTPQNVGMDFRRQAITMLESMGISVEFSHHEGAPGQQEIDLRYADALSTADNVMTFRLVMKQVALEQGVHATFMPKPFSDFPGSGMHTHLSLFEGDRNAFYESGSEFQLSKVGRSFIAGLLKHAGEISAVTNQWVNSYKRIWGGSQRTAGAGGEAPSYICWGHNNRSALIRVPMYKPGKTGSTRVEVRSIDSGANPYLAYAVLLAAGLKGIQEGYELPPGADDDVWALSEAERRALGIEPLPQNLGEAITLMERSELVAETLGEHVFDFFLRNKKQEWEEYRSEVTAFELRKNLPNL from the coding sequence ATGGATAAGCAGCAGGAGTTCGTGCTCCGTACGCTCGAAGAGCGCGACATCCGCTTCGTACGGCTGTGGTTCACCGACGTGCTCGGCTATCTGAAGTCGGTCGCCGTCGCCCCCGCCGAACTCGAGCAGGCCTTCGACGAGGGCATCGGCTTCGACGGCTCGGCGATCGAGGGCTTCGCCCGGGTCTACGAGTCGGACATGATCGCCAAGCCCGACCCCAGCACGTTCCAGATCCTGCCGTGGCGCGCCGAGGGCCCCGGGACCGCGCGGATGTTCTGCGACATCCTCATGCCGGACGGCTCGCCCTCGTACGCCGACCCGCGCTACGTCCTCAAGCGCGCACTGGCCAAGACCTCCGACCTCGGGTTCACCTTCTACACCCACCCCGAGATCGAGTTCTTCCTGCTCAAGGACAAGCCGCTCGACGGCAGCATCCCCACCCCCGCCGACAACTCCGGCTACTTCGACCACACTCCGCAGAACGTCGGCATGGACTTCCGCCGCCAGGCGATCACCATGCTGGAGTCGATGGGCATCTCGGTGGAGTTCTCCCACCACGAGGGCGCGCCCGGCCAGCAGGAGATCGACCTCCGCTACGCCGACGCCCTGTCCACCGCCGACAACGTCATGACGTTCCGGCTGGTGATGAAGCAGGTCGCGCTGGAGCAGGGCGTGCACGCGACCTTCATGCCCAAGCCGTTCTCGGACTTCCCCGGCTCGGGCATGCACACCCACCTCTCCCTCTTCGAGGGCGACCGCAACGCGTTCTACGAGTCCGGCTCGGAGTTCCAGCTCTCCAAGGTCGGCCGCTCCTTCATCGCCGGCCTGCTCAAGCACGCCGGCGAGATCTCCGCGGTCACCAACCAGTGGGTGAACTCCTACAAGCGCATCTGGGGCGGCTCGCAGCGCACCGCGGGCGCCGGCGGCGAGGCCCCTTCGTACATCTGCTGGGGCCACAACAACCGGTCCGCGCTCATCCGCGTCCCGATGTACAAGCCCGGCAAGACCGGCTCCACCCGCGTCGAGGTCCGCTCCATCGACTCCGGCGCCAACCCCTACCTCGCCTACGCGGTCCTGCTGGCCGCCGGCCTGAAGGGCATCCAGGAGGGCTACGAACTCCCGCCCGGCGCCGACGACGACGTCTGGGCCCTCTCCGAGGCCGAACGCCGCGCCCTGGGCATCGAGCCCCTCCCGCAGAACCTGGGCGAGGCCATCACCCTGATGGAGCGCAGCGAACTGGTCGCGGAAACGCTCGGCGAGCACGTCTTCGACTTCTTCCTCCGCAACAAGAAGCAGGAGTGGGAGGAGTACCGGAGCGAGGTCACCGCCTTCGAGCTGCGGAAGAACCTCCCGAACCTGTAG